From the genome of Bacteroidota bacterium, one region includes:
- a CDS encoding HAD-IIIA family hydrolase, which produces MKALFLDRDGVINEDNQAYTWEYRHFRYLPTILPFCREAKSKGYRILVITNQGGIGKQLYGHTEVEMLHRQVAQDFAAAGATIDQFYYCPHHPISSRCLCRKPASLLFERALAQHRLDPHQCWMLGDRQRDLIPARQLGMHTVMVGEETCPEAEYQLDMYTQWQSLLARMD; this is translated from the coding sequence ATGAAAGCCCTGTTTCTGGACCGTGATGGTGTGATAAACGAAGATAACCAGGCCTACACCTGGGAGTATCGCCATTTTCGCTATCTACCCACCATTCTGCCTTTTTGTAGGGAGGCAAAAAGTAAGGGCTACCGCATCCTGGTGATTACCAACCAGGGCGGGATAGGCAAGCAGCTGTACGGACACACAGAGGTAGAAATGCTGCACCGGCAGGTGGCCCAGGATTTTGCCGCTGCGGGTGCCACCATCGATCAGTTTTACTACTGCCCCCACCACCCCATCAGCAGCCGCTGCCTATGCCGAAAGCCCGCCTCGCTGCTGTTTGAGCGGGCACTGGCCCAGCACAGGCTAGACCCCCACCAGTGCTGGATGCTGGGAGATCGCCAGCGAGACCTGATACCTGCCCGGCAGCTGGGTATGCACACCGTGATGGTGGGAGAAGAAACCTGCCCCGAGGCCGAGTATCAGCTAGACATGTATACGCAATGGCAAAGCCTGCTGGCGCGGATGGATTGA
- a CDS encoding M1 family metallopeptidase, with protein sequence MSRCLYTSLLLLFCLTRAGFAQPPGDVLLHRGPFGQADTLRGTLDAARSCYDVQHYRLAIQLDLTQKRIAGDNTITFRLLQHTDSLRFDLFSGYTLRSVRLSDNALPYRRQGHAVFVALPDSCQPGHTYSLNIAYEGPPPIAQNPPWAGGLVWSQDSQGRPWAGVACEGLGASSWWPCKDHLSDEPELGADLYFEVPRDLYCVSNGILQSIVHQPGGATHTFHWQVHAPINTYNLTFYLGHYVHRQQVYAGMRGPLVLDCYLLAGNAQQATPLLEQAQHMLQCFEDKVGPYPFYTDGYALVEAPYWGMEHQGAIAYGNSFRNNEWGWDYILIHESGHEWFGNYISVADHADLWVHESFTTYLESVFVECQAGYGQAQAYLMSQRGEIQNADAIQGPRGLNFDGWASSDPYYKGSWMLHSLRSAVNQDSLWWAYLRGLYHRFGLQQTSTEAVLDYTAGMLGQHHRPMLEHYLYYRALPHLVYALGDNQLYLRWQGVQPGFTMPVELRVGGTACRYEAVGTALQAHALPEGVDTGSVVELANNRFLFTHQRMEPDQLQLRTAPIPRHTRRPTKYERRRTPRP encoded by the coding sequence ATGAGCAGGTGTCTATACACTAGTCTGCTGCTCCTGTTCTGTCTTACTCGTGCGGGTTTTGCCCAGCCGCCCGGCGATGTACTGCTGCACCGGGGGCCTTTCGGCCAGGCCGATACACTACGGGGCACGCTGGATGCCGCCCGTAGCTGCTACGATGTGCAGCACTACCGCCTGGCCATTCAGCTAGATCTGACCCAGAAGCGGATAGCGGGAGATAATACGATAACCTTCCGGCTGTTGCAGCATACAGATTCGCTCCGCTTCGATTTGTTCTCGGGTTATACCCTTCGGTCTGTGCGCCTTTCGGACAACGCGCTTCCGTATCGCAGGCAGGGCCATGCGGTGTTTGTGGCGCTGCCCGATAGTTGCCAGCCAGGACATACCTATAGCCTGAACATAGCCTACGAGGGACCCCCCCCCATCGCCCAAAATCCCCCCTGGGCAGGCGGCCTTGTGTGGAGCCAGGATAGCCAGGGCCGGCCCTGGGCTGGCGTAGCCTGCGAGGGCCTGGGTGCCAGTAGCTGGTGGCCCTGCAAGGACCACCTGAGCGATGAGCCAGAGCTGGGTGCAGATCTCTATTTTGAGGTGCCGAGGGACCTCTACTGTGTGAGCAACGGCATCCTGCAGAGCATTGTACACCAGCCAGGTGGTGCCACGCACACCTTTCACTGGCAGGTGCACGCACCCATCAACACCTATAACCTGACCTTCTACCTGGGCCACTATGTGCACAGGCAGCAGGTGTATGCAGGTATGCGTGGCCCGCTGGTGCTAGACTGCTACCTGCTGGCGGGCAATGCGCAGCAGGCCACCCCCCTGCTGGAGCAGGCACAGCACATGCTGCAGTGCTTTGAGGACAAGGTAGGCCCCTACCCATTCTACACAGACGGCTATGCCCTGGTAGAGGCTCCCTACTGGGGGATGGAGCACCAGGGCGCCATTGCCTACGGCAATTCCTTTCGGAACAACGAATGGGGCTGGGACTATATACTGATCCACGAGAGTGGGCACGAGTGGTTTGGCAACTACATAAGCGTAGCCGACCATGCCGACCTGTGGGTGCATGAGTCCTTCACCACCTATCTGGAGTCTGTATTTGTGGAGTGCCAGGCGGGCTACGGGCAGGCCCAGGCTTACCTGATGTCTCAGCGAGGGGAAATACAAAATGCCGATGCCATACAGGGGCCACGCGGGCTGAACTTTGATGGTTGGGCTTCGTCCGACCCCTACTACAAGGGCAGCTGGATGCTACATAGTCTGCGTTCGGCCGTAAACCAGGATAGCCTGTGGTGGGCCTACCTGCGGGGCCTGTATCACCGCTTTGGGCTACAGCAAACCAGTACAGAGGCTGTGCTGGACTACACCGCCGGTATGCTGGGGCAGCACCACCGCCCCATGCTAGAGCACTACCTATACTACCGCGCCCTGCCACACCTGGTGTATGCCCTGGGGGACAACCAGCTGTACCTGCGCTGGCAGGGTGTGCAGCCGGGTTTTACCATGCCCGTGGAGCTGCGTGTAGGTGGCACCGCCTGCCGATACGAAGCGGTGGGCACCGCGCTGCAGGCCCATGCCCTACCAGAAGGGGTAGATACCGGCAGTGTGGTGGAACTGGCCAACAACCGCTTTCTGTTCACCCACCAGCGTATGGAGCCCGATCAGCTGCAGCTACGCACAGCCCCCATTCCCAGGCATACCCGCCGCCCTACCAAGTATGAACGCAGAAGAACCCCTCGCCCATAG
- a CDS encoding phospholipase, giving the protein MNAEEPLAHRLLTPRTARYYTLGGGAPLRQLWIVLHGYGMLPQHWIRKFAPVAAPSVQVVAPEGLSRFYLEGHSGRVGASWMTREDRASEIQDQAVYLNQLLDVVLAQPGYTAGTRLVLFGFSQGVATAWRWFSQGRIVPHHLVLWAGSIPPEPIHHKPMPHTLVAWGDSDPFLPIDQVPDKLQALDALGLSYQPLPYRGGHTLPPDALRALQEKL; this is encoded by the coding sequence ATGAACGCAGAAGAACCCCTCGCCCATAGGCTGCTTACGCCGCGTACAGCCCGCTACTACACCCTGGGCGGTGGGGCCCCCCTCCGGCAGCTGTGGATCGTGCTTCATGGCTATGGCATGCTCCCCCAGCACTGGATCCGCAAGTTTGCCCCCGTGGCAGCGCCCAGTGTGCAGGTAGTAGCGCCCGAGGGACTATCGCGCTTTTATCTGGAGGGGCATAGTGGCCGGGTGGGTGCCAGCTGGATGACCCGCGAAGACCGGGCCAGCGAGATACAGGACCAGGCCGTATACCTGAACCAGCTGCTGGATGTGGTGCTGGCCCAGCCAGGGTACACTGCTGGTACCCGGCTTGTTCTGTTTGGCTTCTCGCAGGGGGTGGCTACAGCCTGGCGCTGGTTTTCGCAGGGCCGCATTGTGCCCCATCATTTGGTGCTATGGGCTGGCAGCATACCGCCAGAGCCTATACACCACAAGCCTATGCCCCACACCCTGGTAGCCTGGGGAGACTCGGATCCCTTCTTGCCGATCGACCAAGTGCCCGATAAACTACAAGCCCTGGATGCCCTGGGCCTTAGCTACCAGCCGCTGCCCTACCGGGGCGGGCACACCCTGCCGCCGGATGCCCTGCGGGCTTTGCAGGAAAAATTATGA
- the lpxB gene encoding lipid-A-disaccharide synthase produces the protein MDTAPADAPPDSRRRFYLIAGEASGDLHGSNLIRALKAKGPCAFRGMGGDRMEAAGMQLARHIRTTDFMGFLVVLMNLRTILRMFSQIKADLLAFKPDAVILIDYPGFNLRMARFCHQHGIQVFYYISPQVWAWKKSRVKQIRAYVDRMYCILPFEREWYRPYEVEAEYVGHPLLDAIEEGHFGDKPENPSILALLPGSRKHEIARMLPVMLQAASTFGELKPVLAAAPTQPPAYYAQLARAYPQIEVVYNDTYRVLRAARYALVTSGTATLEAALHEVPQVVCYSGNWLSYQIARRLVKISYISLVNLIMDRPVVTELIQKDMRPSRVAEELHRLVYDAERRRSMLEDYRMLKERLGGGGASEKAAESIWGHLKSRS, from the coding sequence ATGGACACAGCCCCCGCAGATGCGCCGCCCGACAGCAGGCGCAGATTCTACCTGATAGCCGGAGAGGCCAGCGGAGACCTGCATGGCAGCAACCTGATCCGGGCGCTCAAGGCCAAGGGTCCCTGTGCCTTTCGCGGCATGGGCGGAGACCGCATGGAGGCTGCCGGTATGCAGCTGGCGCGCCACATCCGCACTACCGACTTTATGGGCTTTCTGGTGGTGCTGATGAACCTGCGCACCATCCTCCGGATGTTTAGCCAGATAAAGGCCGACCTGCTGGCCTTCAAGCCCGATGCGGTTATCCTGATCGATTATCCGGGCTTCAACCTGCGTATGGCCCGCTTTTGTCACCAGCACGGCATCCAGGTGTTTTACTACATCTCCCCACAGGTGTGGGCCTGGAAAAAGAGCCGCGTAAAGCAGATACGCGCCTACGTAGACCGCATGTACTGCATCCTCCCCTTTGAGCGAGAATGGTACAGGCCCTACGAGGTAGAGGCCGAGTATGTGGGCCACCCGCTGCTGGATGCGATAGAGGAGGGCCACTTTGGCGATAAACCGGAGAATCCGTCGATCCTGGCCCTACTGCCCGGTAGTCGTAAGCACGAGATAGCCCGCATGCTGCCTGTGATGCTACAGGCTGCCAGCACGTTTGGCGAGCTGAAGCCGGTGCTGGCGGCAGCCCCCACCCAGCCCCCAGCCTACTATGCCCAGCTGGCCCGTGCCTACCCGCAGATAGAGGTGGTGTATAACGACACCTACCGCGTGCTGCGTGCCGCACGCTATGCCCTGGTAACCAGCGGCACTGCTACCCTGGAGGCAGCCCTGCACGAGGTGCCCCAGGTGGTGTGCTATAGCGGAAACTGGCTGAGCTACCAGATAGCCCGCAGGCTGGTAAAGATCTCGTACATCAGCCTGGTAAACCTGATTATGGATCGGCCGGTAGTAACGGAACTGATACAGAAAGATATGCGCCCTAGCCGCGTGGCCGAGGAGCTGCACAGGCTGGTGTACGATGCTGAAAGGCGGCGGAGTATGCTGGAAGACTACCGCATGCTAAAAGAGCGCCTGGGTGGCGGCGGTGCCAGCGAGAAAGCTGCCGAAAGCATCTGGGGCCACCTGAAATCCCGCAGCTAG
- the yihA gene encoding ribosome biogenesis GTP-binding protein YihA/YsxC, whose translation MLITQADFVKSSSTYRELPVPDLPEFAFIGRSNVGKSSLINMLTGRRGLAKTSSAPGKTRLINHFKINNSWYMVDLPGYGYARVSKASRHNFERMITDYLTLRPSLITTFVLVDSRHAPLANDLEFIRTLGVRQLPFALVFTKFDKKGRPDSNVSAYRMMLRKEWEELPPIFVTSAIDGTGKKELLDYIQSLNEQVSIH comes from the coding sequence ATGCTGATTACCCAGGCCGATTTTGTAAAAAGCAGTAGCACCTACCGCGAGCTGCCTGTGCCCGATCTGCCTGAGTTTGCTTTTATTGGCCGAAGCAACGTGGGCAAAAGCTCGCTGATCAATATGCTGACAGGGCGCAGGGGGCTGGCCAAAACCAGCTCGGCCCCGGGCAAAACCCGGCTTATCAACCATTTCAAGATAAACAACAGCTGGTATATGGTAGACCTGCCTGGCTATGGCTATGCCCGGGTAAGCAAGGCCAGTCGCCATAATTTTGAGCGCATGATAACCGACTACCTGACCCTCCGGCCCAGCCTGATAACCACCTTTGTGCTGGTAGATAGCAGGCACGCACCCCTGGCCAACGACCTGGAGTTTATCCGCACCCTGGGTGTACGGCAGCTGCCTTTTGCACTGGTATTTACCAAGTTTGACAAGAAAGGCAGGCCCGATTCCAATGTGTCGGCCTACCGGATGATGCTCCGGAAAGAGTGGGAGGAGTTACCCCCTATTTTTGTTACCTCGGCCATAGATGGTACCGGAAAAAAGGAGCTATTGGACTATATTCAGTCGCTGAATGAGCAGGTGTCTATACACTAG
- a CDS encoding carboxypeptidase-like regulatory domain-containing protein, with amino-acid sequence MMVRYLGIVLLCTAALPLFGQNATTPKAGSVYQLSGMVLGRDNHVPISYCRITTTRKTRLAVSDANGFFSLPVVESDTLVFSRFGFLTEMISVRQYIREYKPDAGEQYLYLIQYMIPQDFILDSIVVRPYNTPLELRTAVLNLPTQTPLSIETINHRVDAETMAYFMNNLPADDADRLSVARQRYIDYYQRKGTVTNVGVDPIAVYNFIKLINDRKKQ; translated from the coding sequence ATGATGGTACGCTATCTGGGTATTGTGCTGCTATGCACCGCTGCGCTCCCGCTGTTTGGGCAAAATGCTACGACCCCCAAAGCGGGGAGTGTGTACCAGCTGAGTGGTATGGTGCTGGGTAGGGATAACCATGTGCCGATCAGCTACTGCCGCATTACCACCACCCGAAAAACCCGGCTGGCCGTGTCGGATGCCAACGGATTCTTTAGCCTCCCGGTGGTAGAGTCGGACACGCTGGTCTTCTCCCGCTTTGGCTTCCTTACCGAAATGATCAGCGTGCGCCAGTATATACGGGAATACAAGCCCGATGCCGGGGAGCAGTACCTATACCTGATTCAGTACATGATTCCCCAGGATTTTATACTGGACAGCATTGTGGTTCGGCCCTACAATACCCCGCTGGAGCTGAGGACGGCGGTGCTGAACCTGCCCACGCAAACGCCCCTGTCTATCGAGACCATCAATCACCGGGTGGATGCCGAGACGATGGCCTATTTTATGAATAACCTGCCTGCCGATGATGCAGATCGGCTTTCCGTTGCCCGCCAGCGCTATATAGACTACTACCAGCGCAAGGGCACGGTAACGAATGTGGGCGTAGACCCCATAGCCGTGTACAACTTCATCAAGCTTATTAACGACCGAAAGAAGCAGTAG
- the thrS gene encoding threonine--tRNA ligase: MSQSIEITLPDGAKRSYPLGTTPYQIAESISQGLARNALVATVNGKRTELNTPLAADATLALHSWKDPEGKEAFWHSSAHILAEALEALYPGIQLGFGPPIEEGFYYDIDFGNHAFGDEDFARVEAKFMELAQSEETFVMKPVSKADALAYYRQKGSPYKVELIEELTDGDITFCYSGGFADLCKGGHIYNSRVIKAVKLLSTAGAYWRGKSENPQLTRIYAISFPSRKELEEYLHLLEEAKRRDHRRLGKELDMFSFHEEGPGFPFWHHNGMVVLNELQNYLRERLYASGYEEIKTPVILNEKLWHQSGHWHNYAENMYFTKIDEMEFAVKPMNCPGSTIVYRTAPRSYRDLPLRLFEYGLVHRHELSGVLTGLFRVRAFTQDDAHIFCTLDQIQAEVGKLVSFIFEIYQLFGFTDVAVYLSTRPESKYVGALETWNQAEAYLQDTLTRLGVAYTINAGDGAFYGPKIDFVVRDSLKRRWQLGTVQLDFSMPERFGLEYTGEDGSKHRPVMIHRALLGSFERFFGILLEHTAGNLPLWLAPRQVSLLPISDKFMPYARQIRTQLEQAGLRATLDERNEKIGRKIRDAEVAKIPYMFIVGEKETQTNSVSLRVHTEGDRGMLALEDAVQTIKSAIENSKKPVHVPA; encoded by the coding sequence ATGTCTCAGTCTATTGAAATCACCCTGCCCGATGGGGCCAAGCGTAGCTACCCCCTGGGTACTACCCCCTACCAGATAGCCGAAAGTATTAGTCAGGGCCTGGCCCGGAATGCCCTGGTGGCCACCGTGAATGGCAAGCGCACCGAGCTGAACACACCCCTGGCAGCAGATGCCACCCTGGCGCTCCACAGCTGGAAAGATCCGGAGGGCAAGGAGGCCTTTTGGCACAGCTCGGCCCACATCCTGGCCGAGGCCCTGGAGGCCCTGTATCCAGGTATCCAGCTGGGTTTTGGTCCGCCTATCGAAGAGGGCTTTTACTACGACATAGACTTTGGCAACCATGCCTTTGGCGATGAGGATTTTGCCCGCGTAGAGGCCAAGTTTATGGAGCTTGCCCAGAGCGAAGAGACCTTTGTAATGAAGCCTGTAAGCAAGGCTGATGCCCTGGCCTACTACCGCCAGAAAGGTAGCCCCTACAAGGTGGAGCTGATAGAGGAGCTGACCGACGGAGATATTACCTTCTGCTACAGCGGTGGGTTTGCAGACCTGTGCAAGGGCGGACACATATACAACAGCAGGGTTATCAAAGCTGTGAAGCTGCTGAGCACCGCCGGTGCCTACTGGCGTGGCAAGAGCGAAAACCCCCAGCTAACCCGCATCTACGCCATCAGCTTCCCGAGCCGAAAGGAGCTGGAAGAGTATCTGCACCTGCTGGAGGAGGCTAAAAGGCGCGACCACCGCAGGCTGGGCAAGGAGCTGGACATGTTCTCCTTCCACGAGGAGGGCCCAGGCTTCCCCTTCTGGCACCACAACGGCATGGTTGTGCTCAACGAGCTGCAAAACTACCTGCGCGAGCGCCTGTATGCATCGGGCTACGAAGAGATCAAGACCCCCGTTATCCTGAATGAAAAGCTGTGGCACCAGAGTGGCCACTGGCATAATTATGCCGAGAACATGTACTTTACCAAGATCGACGAAATGGAGTTTGCGGTAAAGCCCATGAACTGCCCGGGCAGTACCATTGTATACCGCACGGCCCCCCGCAGCTACCGCGACCTGCCCCTGCGCCTGTTTGAGTACGGCCTGGTGCATCGCCACGAGCTGAGCGGCGTACTTACCGGCCTCTTCCGCGTACGGGCCTTTACACAGGACGATGCACACATCTTCTGCACGCTGGACCAGATACAGGCCGAGGTGGGCAAGCTGGTAAGCTTTATCTTCGAGATCTACCAGCTTTTTGGCTTTACCGACGTGGCCGTATACCTCAGCACCCGCCCCGAGAGCAAGTATGTAGGCGCCCTGGAAACCTGGAACCAGGCCGAGGCATACCTGCAAGACACCCTGACCAGGCTGGGCGTAGCCTACACCATCAATGCCGGAGATGGCGCATTTTATGGCCCCAAAATCGACTTTGTGGTGCGCGATAGCCTGAAGCGCCGCTGGCAGCTGGGCACCGTGCAGCTAGACTTCAGCATGCCCGAACGCTTCGGCCTGGAGTACACCGGCGAGGACGGCAGCAAGCACCGCCCCGTGATGATCCACCGCGCACTGCTAGGTAGCTTCGAGCGCTTCTTTGGCATCCTGCTGGAGCACACAGCCGGGAACCTGCCCCTCTGGCTGGCACCCAGGCAGGTAAGCCTGCTACCCATTAGCGATAAGTTTATGCCCTATGCCCGCCAGATCCGCACCCAGCTGGAGCAGGCAGGGCTGCGCGCCACCCTGGACGAGCGAAACGAAAAGATAGGACGAAAGATACGCGATGCCGAGGTAGCCAAAATTCCCTACATGTTTATTGTGGGAGAAAAGGAAACGCAAACAAATTCTGTATCTTTGCGCGTGCATACAGAGGGAGACCGGGGCATGCTAGCCCTGGAGGATGCCGTCCAAACCATAAAATCCGCCATAGAAAACAGTAAAAAACCCGTACACGTCCCTGCATGA
- a CDS encoding BatA domain-containing protein, which yields MNFLFPHVLWALLALAIPILVHLFHFRRPRRLLFSNLAFIREVQQVVRRRLRLKHYLLLAARLLLLAALVLMFSGPYWATEAGQRRQGSHSVAIIIDNSLSMSAVDERGDYLSQVRKLAYTILRAHGPNATYQVQTTGRLLLSAPFVPQGEAIQALDQLGYADRQVSYAEVLNNAPLYFSAAANPVHTLYFISDFQQKTVMQDSIKLPPLPPGLEVRFAKVGTRAQPNVYVSGMAFEDVVIEQDKPINLRLTVHNDGPEDVQNLPLKVELEGKAVGVGSVSVAAGQQQQATLTFTPQQGGWQQGTVRLDDLPIEFDNERHFSFNIPEGSRILLVQGREDPGYLRTFYSRLMTQYRVELLDETRFSNVSLQDYSALVLAGVSRMSDGLAARIKSWVAEEGGGLLIFPASDMQQSFRSFMQTMGLGAFGTLNTYTEPVQLPYADLQDPLFQGVFSDSKQDARFDSPSFSKLYDFTPHSGSIHNVILRDARGNAVLTKTQLQAGLVFTFSCFPSLAWGDFPIKSSFVPILYRATMLVNNAAHAGFSQTIGAYTLHRVQAKGNGNVKLRKGDQVFVPEQYEQAGQTLLSFEGLPLQPGTYAVVQEDSVLERISFNLSDTESQLAAASTDELSEALENRGLDEQVKVLKGEEAVVRKEAQLSAAGVPLWRYFLWVALFCLLAEVLIVRFMR from the coding sequence ATGAACTTCCTATTCCCCCATGTACTGTGGGCATTGCTGGCCCTTGCTATCCCCATTCTGGTACATCTCTTTCACTTCCGCAGGCCCCGCAGGCTGCTGTTTAGCAACCTTGCGTTCATCCGCGAGGTGCAGCAGGTGGTGCGGCGCCGGCTTAGGCTGAAGCACTATCTGCTACTGGCCGCCCGGCTGCTGCTGCTGGCTGCGCTTGTACTCATGTTTTCGGGCCCCTACTGGGCTACCGAGGCAGGGCAGCGCAGGCAGGGTAGCCACTCTGTCGCTATTATTATAGACAATAGCCTGAGCATGAGTGCTGTGGATGAGCGGGGCGACTACCTGTCTCAGGTACGGAAATTAGCCTATACCATCCTGCGGGCCCATGGCCCTAATGCCACCTACCAGGTGCAGACCACGGGGAGGCTGTTGCTCAGCGCACCCTTTGTGCCGCAGGGCGAGGCCATACAAGCGCTAGACCAGCTAGGCTATGCCGACCGCCAGGTTAGCTACGCCGAGGTGCTGAATAACGCCCCGCTCTATTTTTCCGCCGCAGCCAATCCCGTACACACCCTGTATTTTATCTCCGACTTTCAACAGAAAACGGTGATGCAGGATTCGATCAAGCTGCCCCCGCTGCCCCCGGGACTCGAAGTGCGCTTTGCCAAGGTGGGAACCCGTGCCCAGCCCAATGTATATGTGTCGGGCATGGCCTTTGAGGATGTGGTGATCGAGCAGGATAAGCCCATAAACCTGCGGCTTACGGTGCACAACGATGGGCCGGAAGACGTGCAGAACCTGCCCCTGAAGGTAGAGCTGGAGGGGAAGGCTGTGGGTGTGGGGTCGGTAAGCGTGGCTGCCGGGCAGCAGCAGCAGGCTACCCTTACCTTCACCCCCCAGCAGGGGGGCTGGCAGCAGGGCACCGTGCGCCTGGATGATCTGCCCATCGAGTTTGACAACGAGCGGCATTTCAGCTTCAATATACCTGAGGGTAGCCGCATCCTGCTGGTGCAGGGTAGGGAAGACCCTGGCTACCTGCGCACCTTCTATAGCCGCCTGATGACGCAGTACCGGGTAGAACTGCTGGATGAAACCCGATTCTCGAATGTATCGCTGCAAGACTATTCGGCCCTTGTGCTGGCAGGCGTTTCGCGGATGAGCGACGGCTTGGCAGCTCGCATCAAGTCTTGGGTGGCCGAAGAGGGTGGGGGGCTCCTCATCTTCCCCGCCTCAGATATGCAGCAGTCCTTCCGCAGTTTTATGCAGACAATGGGGCTTGGGGCTTTTGGCACACTGAATACCTATACCGAGCCCGTGCAGCTGCCCTATGCCGACCTGCAAGATCCGCTTTTTCAGGGCGTTTTTTCTGACAGCAAGCAGGATGCACGTTTTGATAGCCCCTCCTTTTCCAAGCTTTATGACTTTACGCCCCATTCCGGTAGCATCCACAACGTAATTCTGCGGGATGCGCGGGGCAATGCGGTACTGACAAAAACACAGCTACAGGCCGGGCTGGTCTTTACCTTCAGCTGCTTCCCTAGCCTGGCCTGGGGCGACTTCCCGATCAAGAGCAGTTTTGTGCCCATCCTGTACCGGGCCACCATGCTGGTAAATAATGCTGCGCATGCTGGTTTTTCGCAAACCATTGGGGCCTATACGCTACACCGGGTGCAGGCCAAGGGGAACGGAAATGTAAAGCTGCGTAAGGGGGATCAGGTCTTTGTGCCTGAGCAGTATGAGCAGGCTGGGCAGACACTGCTCTCCTTTGAGGGCCTGCCACTACAGCCCGGTACCTACGCGGTGGTGCAGGAGGACAGTGTGCTGGAGCGAATCAGCTTCAACCTCTCCGATACCGAAAGCCAGCTGGCAGCTGCCAGTACCGACGAGCTGAGCGAAGCCCTGGAAAACCGGGGCCTGGATGAGCAGGTAAAGGTACTGAAGGGCGAGGAGGCGGTGGTGCGGAAAGAGGCGCAGCTGAGTGCGGCTGGTGTGCCCCTGTGGCGCTACTTTTTGTGGGTAGCCTTGTTCTGCCTGCTGGCCGAGGTGCTGATTGTACGGTTTATGCGCTAG
- a CDS encoding response regulator transcription factor, with the protein MKTLNLLLVDDHKIIINGIRSMLEDVPGISILGEANNGREAVEKAMELPVDVVLMDIKMPQMNGIEATEEINVKKPDVKVIALTMFDDDEYITSMLQAGARGYILKNTGKQELISALERVSEGDTYFSREVTTAVMNQFMSKAGTMEAAPNKAKQMAAPPIELTTREVEILRHIAYEMTNQEIADKLFISPRTVHSHRRNLMQKIGVKNTAGLVRYAIQYGLLEE; encoded by the coding sequence ATGAAAACACTCAATCTTCTACTGGTGGATGACCACAAGATTATCATCAACGGGATACGCTCAATGCTGGAGGACGTACCCGGAATCAGCATCCTGGGCGAAGCAAACAACGGGCGCGAGGCGGTAGAGAAGGCCATGGAACTGCCGGTAGACGTGGTGCTTATGGACATTAAAATGCCCCAGATGAATGGCATAGAGGCTACCGAAGAGATAAACGTGAAAAAGCCCGATGTCAAAGTCATTGCCCTCACCATGTTTGATGACGACGAGTACATTACCAGCATGCTGCAGGCCGGTGCACGCGGCTATATTCTGAAGAATACCGGAAAGCAGGAGCTGATCTCTGCCCTGGAGCGGGTTTCCGAAGGCGATACCTACTTCAGCCGCGAGGTTACCACGGCGGTGATGAACCAGTTTATGAGCAAGGCTGGTACCATGGAAGCAGCCCCAAACAAGGCCAAGCAAATGGCGGCCCCCCCCATAGAGCTAACTACGCGCGAGGTAGAAATCCTGCGCCACATTGCCTACGAGATGACGAACCAGGAGATTGCCGACAAGCTGTTTATCTCGCCCCGCACCGTGCACAGCCACCGCCGAAACCTGATGCAGAAGATAGGCGTGAAAAACACCGCCGGCCTGGTGCGCTACGCCATACAGTACGGCCTGCTGGAAGAATAA